Proteins co-encoded in one Paracrocinitomix mangrovi genomic window:
- a CDS encoding acetyl-CoA C-acyltransferase, whose protein sequence is MKEVYIISAARTPMGSFMGALSTVPAPQLGSIAIKGALSKGNVSANLIDEVFMGNVLQAGTGQAPARQAALKAGIGENVPCTTINKVCASGMKAISFGAQSIMTGDNDIVVVGGMENMSQVPHYLDGRNGVKLGDIKLKDGMVLDGLTDVYNQVHMGVCAEKCATEKNVSREEQDAFAIDSYKRAAAAWSAGKFNDEVVPVEVPQRKGDPIVVAEDEEYKNVNMDKIPQLRPVFDKEGTVTAANASTLNDGASALILASAEAVEKHGLKPIAKIKGYGDAAREPDWFTMAPSLAVPVALKRAGLAIGDIDYWELNQAFSVVGIANTKELGLDPSKVDVNGGAVSLGHPLGNSGSRIIVTLINVLKQNNGKYGAAGICNGGGGASAMVIENI, encoded by the coding sequence ATGAAAGAAGTTTATATAATAAGTGCAGCCAGAACTCCAATGGGAAGCTTCATGGGTGCATTGTCAACAGTACCTGCTCCTCAATTAGGTTCAATTGCTATAAAAGGTGCATTATCAAAAGGAAATGTTAGTGCAAATCTTATTGATGAAGTATTTATGGGTAATGTATTGCAAGCAGGAACTGGTCAAGCTCCTGCAAGACAAGCAGCATTAAAAGCAGGAATCGGCGAAAACGTTCCTTGCACAACTATTAATAAGGTTTGTGCTTCGGGAATGAAAGCTATTTCTTTTGGAGCACAAAGTATAATGACTGGAGACAATGACATAGTAGTTGTTGGTGGTATGGAAAATATGTCACAGGTTCCTCATTATTTAGATGGAAGAAATGGTGTTAAACTAGGAGATATCAAGTTAAAAGACGGAATGGTGTTAGACGGTTTAACTGACGTTTATAACCAGGTACATATGGGAGTATGTGCTGAAAAATGTGCTACAGAAAAAAATGTCTCAAGAGAAGAACAAGATGCTTTTGCAATTGATTCATACAAAAGAGCTGCAGCCGCTTGGTCAGCTGGAAAATTTAATGATGAAGTTGTTCCTGTTGAAGTTCCTCAAAGAAAAGGTGATCCTATCGTTGTAGCAGAAGACGAAGAGTACAAAAACGTAAACATGGACAAGATTCCTCAATTACGTCCGGTATTTGACAAAGAAGGAACAGTAACAGCAGCTAACGCTTCCACTTTAAATGATGGAGCTTCAGCTTTGATATTGGCTTCTGCCGAGGCAGTTGAAAAACACGGTTTAAAACCAATTGCAAAAATTAAAGGATATGGAGATGCGGCAAGAGAACCGGATTGGTTCACTATGGCGCCATCTTTAGCAGTACCTGTTGCTTTAAAAAGAGCAGGACTAGCTATTGGAGATATTGATTACTGGGAATTAAATCAGGCTTTTTCAGTAGTTGGAATTGCCAACACAAAAGAATTAGGTTTAGATCCTAGCAAAGTAGATGTAAACGGTGGAGCTGTATCTTTAGGGCATCCTCTTGGAAATTCAGGATCAAGAATAATTGTAACCTTGATCAATGTCTTAAAACAAAATAATGGTAAATATGGTGCTGCCGGAATCTGTAACGGAGGTGGTGGAGCATCTGCCATGGTGATTGAAAACATTTAA
- the rpsA gene encoding 30S ribosomal protein S1 codes for MAEEEKTTKSAEKSEDTKKAAAKKTTAKKSTAAKSTEKKSDEKSTTKKTTTAKKTTTAKKTTAKDAEEKAEKVDVAAEVQEVEEKAAKTTKKAAAKVEEPVKEEFDWFAYENDGHTEAEVQKLNEVYDSSLTQIEEKEVIDGTVIALTSKEVVVNVNYKSEGVIPINEFRYNPDLKVGDSVEVFVEQLEDKYGQLVLSHRTARTHRAWQKVNDVLKSGEVITGFVKCRTKGGLIVDVFGIEAFLPGSQIDVKPIRDYDQFVGKNMEFKVVKINHEFRNVVVSHKALIEAELEEQKKQIIGGLEKGQVLEGTVKNITSYGVFIDLGGVDGLIHITDLSWGRVNHPEEIVTLDEKINVVILDFDDSKKRIALGLKQLQSHPWDALDDNLQVGDKVKGKVVVIADYGAFVEIAPGVEGLIHVSEMSWSQHLRSAQDFMSVGDEVEAVILTLDREERKMSLGIKQLMPDPWADIDQKYPVDSKHKATVRNFTNFGVFVELEEGVDGLIHISDLSWQKKIKHPSEFCKVGDELDVVVLELDRDNRRIALGHKQLEANPWDEFEAEFAEGTVHEGTIIEDKKDKAAVVALPHGVEAICPKKHMKKEDGSNATVDEKLPFKVIEFNKDGKKIVVSHTRTFEEGDDRPTKKKGKTGGGSKAVEEINSSNEKSTLGDLDALSALKSEMEEGEK; via the coding sequence ATGGCAGAAGAGGAAAAAACAACAAAGTCTGCTGAGAAATCAGAAGACACAAAAAAAGCAGCAGCTAAAAAAACTACAGCAAAGAAATCTACAGCTGCTAAGTCCACTGAAAAGAAATCGGACGAAAAATCTACAACTAAAAAAACAACTACAGCTAAGAAAACAACTACAGCTAAAAAAACTACTGCTAAAGATGCAGAAGAAAAAGCTGAGAAAGTTGATGTAGCTGCAGAAGTACAAGAAGTAGAAGAAAAAGCTGCAAAAACAACTAAGAAAGCTGCAGCTAAAGTAGAAGAACCTGTAAAAGAAGAATTTGATTGGTTTGCTTACGAGAATGATGGTCACACTGAAGCCGAAGTACAAAAATTAAATGAAGTTTACGATTCTTCACTAACTCAAATTGAAGAAAAGGAAGTAATTGATGGAACTGTAATTGCATTAACTTCAAAAGAAGTTGTTGTAAATGTTAATTACAAATCAGAAGGAGTAATTCCTATCAATGAATTCAGATACAATCCTGATCTTAAAGTTGGTGATTCAGTTGAAGTATTTGTTGAACAATTAGAAGACAAATACGGACAATTGGTATTGTCACACAGAACTGCAAGAACGCACAGAGCTTGGCAGAAAGTAAATGATGTATTAAAATCAGGTGAAGTAATTACTGGTTTTGTTAAATGCAGAACTAAAGGTGGTTTAATTGTTGACGTATTTGGAATCGAGGCATTCTTGCCAGGATCTCAAATTGATGTTAAACCTATTAGAGATTACGATCAGTTCGTAGGAAAGAACATGGAATTCAAAGTTGTTAAAATCAACCACGAATTTAGAAATGTTGTTGTTTCTCACAAAGCGCTTATTGAAGCTGAGCTTGAAGAGCAAAAGAAACAAATCATTGGTGGTCTTGAAAAAGGTCAGGTTCTTGAAGGAACTGTTAAAAATATTACTTCGTACGGAGTATTTATTGACTTAGGTGGTGTTGATGGATTGATCCACATTACAGATTTATCTTGGGGTAGAGTTAACCACCCAGAAGAGATCGTAACATTGGATGAGAAAATCAACGTTGTAATCTTAGACTTTGATGATTCTAAAAAGAGAATTGCTCTTGGTTTAAAACAATTACAAAGCCATCCTTGGGATGCGTTGGATGACAACCTACAAGTTGGAGACAAAGTAAAAGGTAAAGTTGTTGTAATCGCAGATTACGGTGCTTTCGTTGAAATTGCTCCTGGTGTTGAAGGATTAATCCACGTTTCTGAAATGTCATGGTCACAGCACTTAAGATCAGCTCAAGACTTTATGTCTGTAGGTGATGAAGTTGAAGCTGTAATTTTGACTTTAGATAGAGAAGAAAGAAAAATGTCATTAGGTATCAAGCAATTAATGCCGGATCCTTGGGCAGATATCGATCAAAAATATCCTGTTGATTCTAAACACAAAGCAACAGTTAGAAACTTTACTAACTTCGGTGTATTTGTTGAATTAGAAGAAGGTGTTGACGGATTGATTCACATTTCTGACCTTTCTTGGCAAAAGAAAATCAAACATCCATCAGAATTCTGCAAAGTAGGAGATGAATTAGATGTTGTAGTTCTTGAATTAGACAGAGATAACAGAAGAATTGCTTTAGGACACAAACAATTGGAAGCAAATCCATGGGATGAGTTCGAAGCAGAATTTGCTGAAGGAACTGTTCACGAAGGAACAATCATTGAAGACAAGAAAGATAAAGCAGCTGTTGTAGCTCTTCCTCATGGTGTTGAGGCTATTTGCCCTAAAAAGCACATGAAGAAAGAAGATGGAAGCAACGCTACTGTAGACGAGAAATTACCATTCAAAGTTATTGAGTTCAACAAAGACGGAAAGAAAATTGTTGTTTCTCATACTAGAACTTTTGAAGAAGGAGATGATCGTCCTACTAAGAAAAAAGGTAAAACAGGTGGTGGAAGCAAAGCCGTTGAGGAAATCAATAGCTCAAATGAAAAATCTACATTAGGAGATTTGGATGCACTATCTGCTTTAAAATCTGAAATGGAAGAAGGAGAAAAATAA
- a CDS encoding T9SS type A sorting domain-containing protein — MFKKIFASAVLLTSISASAQNLPTIASYEIVDTLCYSGYEKHFLTVTIEDLDGDSTYLSGIGADLGYIDAQYMIVEEPPYVPGATLRTFKLKSISTYFAPIDQLSEDNLLFYINGNSTADGGNTFDGVGNIPLYGELTASLDLSGVTFCSTDNPVDITQYATPGPGEYYWGIDQTIITNGSFDIQSYMSEANDGVSYDYINTAGCVAYAFASPNIVMAPDLSVNTTDATCGSADGSASVTITGQYAPFDVYWTTGFSESLSAGASTVNNLSSGAYYVTVTDGNGCTSQIAAPVSDADLTVTEIITDQNCPGSGDGAIDITVAGGTPDYFLWSTGQTTEDLTGLAGGEYTVHIHTTGNCQAFKTYNVGNPAPLEIGVNQIQGEDCSTGQFNSLIDISTFGGSGSYTWDWDSGASTMEDFTNPGVGIHTCTVTDAVSGCSMTWSTNVMDYGAPYVWLNSVDQANCGQTNGAIDMAILQNINPIASISWSSGQTTEDLTDIGAGTYIVTATDVNGCYTSEKVTVGYNKPYQPSICLLTVDTSYTYNQVIWEKDPGFASTIDGFNVYRETQQQGVFEKVAERPYALESFFIDNAASPMDRSWRYYLTTYDACGNESFPSFIHKTIHIVANTSNGTDYNVSWDKYEGITYTDVDLFRFDNTNGWQLIGTYGTTQLSMTDTPPVTAGLDYIVSFNLASVCTSSKAQDYNSSRSNNSSAIFTGGETTTSIQDEEIGLITIYPNPTESDLNVYIENPELFEMIELRDANGRLVFNQQLNSSKHVFEMTDLATGVYFIRLVANEKTITRKVIKR, encoded by the coding sequence ATGTTCAAAAAAATATTTGCTTCTGCGGTTCTTTTGACTAGCATTAGCGCATCAGCCCAAAATCTACCAACTATAGCGAGTTATGAAATTGTTGATACACTTTGTTATAGTGGATATGAAAAACACTTTTTAACTGTCACAATTGAAGATTTAGATGGAGACAGTACTTATTTATCTGGTATTGGAGCAGATCTAGGATATATTGATGCTCAATATATGATTGTAGAAGAGCCACCATATGTTCCAGGAGCTACTTTGAGAACGTTTAAACTTAAATCAATTTCAACATACTTTGCGCCTATTGATCAATTATCAGAGGACAACTTATTGTTTTATATTAATGGAAATTCAACCGCAGATGGAGGAAATACTTTTGACGGAGTAGGAAACATTCCTTTGTATGGAGAATTAACAGCATCATTGGATTTATCTGGCGTAACTTTTTGTTCAACTGATAATCCGGTTGACATTACTCAATATGCTACACCCGGACCGGGAGAGTACTATTGGGGAATAGATCAAACAATTATTACAAATGGCTCTTTTGATATTCAAAGCTATATGTCTGAAGCAAATGATGGAGTTAGTTATGATTATATTAATACAGCAGGATGTGTGGCATACGCTTTTGCTTCTCCAAATATTGTTATGGCACCAGATTTAAGTGTTAATACTACTGATGCTACATGTGGAAGTGCGGATGGATCAGCTTCAGTTACAATTACCGGACAATATGCTCCATTTGATGTGTACTGGACAACCGGATTCTCTGAATCACTTTCAGCAGGAGCTTCAACAGTTAACAACCTATCTTCAGGAGCTTATTACGTTACTGTAACAGATGGAAATGGATGTACATCCCAAATAGCTGCACCCGTTAGTGATGCTGATTTAACTGTTACAGAAATTATTACTGATCAAAACTGTCCAGGATCAGGAGATGGAGCAATTGATATCACTGTTGCCGGTGGAACACCAGATTACTTCTTATGGTCAACTGGACAAACAACTGAAGACTTGACAGGATTAGCCGGAGGAGAATATACTGTACACATTCACACTACTGGAAACTGTCAGGCATTCAAAACTTATAACGTTGGAAATCCAGCTCCATTAGAAATTGGTGTCAACCAAATTCAAGGTGAAGACTGTTCAACTGGGCAATTCAATTCATTGATTGATATCTCTACATTTGGTGGTTCTGGTTCATATACTTGGGATTGGGATTCTGGTGCTTCAACTATGGAAGACTTCACTAATCCTGGGGTAGGAATTCACACATGTACTGTTACAGATGCTGTTTCAGGATGCTCAATGACATGGTCTACGAATGTAATGGACTATGGTGCTCCTTATGTATGGCTTAACTCAGTTGACCAAGCGAATTGTGGTCAAACCAATGGTGCTATTGATATGGCAATATTGCAAAATATTAATCCAATTGCTTCAATTAGTTGGAGCTCAGGTCAAACTACAGAGGACTTAACAGATATCGGAGCAGGAACTTATATTGTAACAGCAACTGACGTTAATGGATGTTACACATCAGAAAAGGTAACGGTAGGATACAACAAACCATATCAACCTTCTATCTGCCTTTTAACTGTTGACACTTCTTATACTTACAATCAAGTTATTTGGGAAAAAGATCCGGGATTTGCTTCTACAATTGACGGATTTAATGTATACAGAGAAACTCAACAACAAGGAGTATTTGAAAAAGTAGCAGAAAGACCTTACGCTTTAGAATCATTTTTTATTGATAATGCTGCTTCACCAATGGATAGATCTTGGAGATATTACTTGACTACTTATGATGCCTGCGGAAATGAAAGTTTCCCTTCATTTATTCATAAAACTATTCACATTGTTGCCAATACTTCAAACGGAACAGACTATAATGTTTCATGGGACAAATATGAAGGAATCACTTATACTGATGTAGATTTATTCAGATTTGACAATACCAATGGATGGCAATTGATAGGTACTTATGGAACTACACAATTAAGTATGACAGATACGCCTCCTGTAACTGCAGGATTGGATTACATTGTATCTTTCAACTTAGCTTCAGTTTGTACATCTTCTAAAGCACAAGATTACAATTCATCAAGATCTAATAACTCTTCAGCGATCTTTACAGGTGGTGAAACAACTACTTCAATTCAAGATGAAGAAATAGGATTAATTACCATTTATCCAAATCCAACTGAAAGTGATTTAAATGTTTATATTGAAAATCCTGAGTTATTTGAAATGATTGAACTAAGAGATGCTAACGGAAGATTGGTATTCAACCAACAGTTAAATAGTTCAAAACATGTTTTTGAAATGACTGATTTGGCAACTGGTGTATATTTCATCAGATTGGTAGCTAACGAGAAAACAATTACGAGAAAAGTAATAAAGAGATAA
- a CDS encoding T9SS type A sorting domain-containing protein, whose protein sequence is MKKNLLKIGALAVILLGINANAQVISSYPYIQDFEGETQGGLSCSAVYTMQAPGWTNETTDDTDWEGDSGGTTSGSTGPSVDYNPGTGTGMYMLIETSSCYGQVAYLYSPEFLLPSAATAASMQFAYHMYGATMGTMSFDITTDGGTTWTNLFSGTDNQDLWQISSHDLTSYIGNTVQFRFTALTGTSFTSDMAIDDFQIMVDIADDIAPVAIDQPTNPVSPGVQFVSALVQNYGNNTVNTGDVNWSVNGVLQTPTTLPSALTSGQTSSSIILGTYNFPIGHTDVCVWTANPNGNTDNVPSNDTLCFNFCTPLNGTYAIGGTTPDYATFAEAVADLTNCGIDGPVLFNVAPGTYNEAVVLPSIFGASATNTITFDGGDASTTTIQHDGTGSNGTVNLDGGDFITFKNFTIRNTGTTDAWGVFLTNVAEYDSILNCNIEMEYSLNIVDVAGIMASNDPTNDNSTGQSSTHCVFDGNTITGGERGISLYGMTTSTTFCVGNQVTNNIIYNVDDYGVYAYYQDSIDIIGNNVDSVLNTQGEGMYLYYVNNFNFERNSIKAPDYGMYLYYANVSAGITVTEKSNFANNMIYSQSDYGMYISASDSVSFVHNTVANYGSSTPAFYLLSTCENWDIINNIFYSESDEAFYASVDLLSDFNYADYNVYWTDNALFVYEGGAIADLTAWQTAQPTLNINSVETDPVFVAMDDLHVISPLVNDIGDNSVGVTIDIDGDSRPMGTNVDPGADEFNALSDDAVMVEIIQPGASQCGNATTEIKVAVTNYATPITSLPIVVEVTGAVTATLNTTYTNTINFNQVDTVLVGTIDTYNGGDVMITAYTVYPNDQNISNDTVSMAASFVPFEPQGAGSDPSCGFDVTNLYADSTYTSNYEWYDAATGGNLVGTGNVYTIPSITAQDTYYLQYPQNGLDTIQTTYAAGNSCGGGSMFDVTATNGTVISGFDMGSTVTAGNPLPVTVHYIMGSHLGNETNAGAWTTEGSYTITSGGTGSPSTYLALNNPINLPAGQTVGIYLEYAASYTTGTVSTDYTNIAGDITVTAGTGLCSSFGGLNYPRLFNGTVYFGSFACSDIRTPVQANITPAAAVNLGEDTVACAATGAVVLDPGPGLSNFYWTPSGNTGATESVTANGQYTVTATDGNNCTWTDTVLVIFGECASIEEYNGISEMNLFPNPTQGQFDVQLSLESGVSVVSINIISIDGRLVYSELINQNSSYYNNTFDLSSEERGIYMMRIMTSEGTAVSRIVLK, encoded by the coding sequence AGGAACTACTTCTGGATCAACTGGACCTTCAGTAGATTATAATCCGGGAACAGGTACAGGAATGTATATGCTAATTGAGACCTCTTCTTGTTATGGTCAAGTAGCTTATTTGTACAGCCCGGAATTTTTACTTCCATCTGCAGCAACTGCAGCATCAATGCAGTTCGCGTATCACATGTATGGAGCTACAATGGGAACAATGTCTTTTGATATTACTACTGATGGTGGTACTACTTGGACGAACTTATTTTCTGGAACAGATAACCAGGATTTATGGCAAATTTCAAGTCATGACTTAACATCATATATTGGAAACACTGTTCAGTTCAGATTCACAGCATTAACTGGAACAAGTTTTACTAGTGATATGGCTATTGATGACTTCCAAATAATGGTAGATATTGCTGATGATATAGCACCTGTAGCTATTGATCAACCTACTAATCCAGTATCACCGGGAGTACAGTTCGTATCAGCTTTAGTTCAAAACTATGGTAACAACACTGTAAATACCGGAGATGTGAACTGGAGTGTAAATGGAGTTTTACAGACACCTACAACACTACCTTCTGCTTTAACATCAGGTCAAACATCATCTTCTATTATATTAGGAACTTATAACTTCCCAATAGGTCATACAGATGTTTGTGTATGGACAGCTAATCCAAATGGAAATACAGATAACGTACCATCAAATGATACTTTATGTTTTAATTTCTGTACTCCTTTGAATGGTACTTATGCAATTGGAGGTACAACTCCTGATTATGCAACCTTTGCTGAGGCAGTAGCTGATTTAACAAATTGTGGAATTGATGGACCAGTATTGTTCAACGTTGCTCCTGGTACTTACAATGAAGCAGTAGTTTTACCTTCAATTTTTGGTGCAAGCGCAACAAACACAATTACTTTTGATGGAGGTGATGCTTCAACAACAACTATCCAACATGATGGAACAGGATCTAATGGAACTGTAAACCTTGATGGTGGTGATTTCATTACTTTCAAAAACTTTACTATTAGAAATACTGGAACAACAGATGCTTGGGGAGTTTTCTTAACAAATGTTGCTGAGTACGATAGTATTTTGAATTGTAACATTGAAATGGAATACTCATTGAATATTGTTGATGTTGCCGGAATTATGGCTTCAAATGATCCAACTAATGATAACTCTACTGGTCAATCATCAACTCATTGTGTATTTGACGGAAATACAATTACAGGAGGAGAAAGAGGAATTTCATTATACGGAATGACTACTTCTACTACTTTCTGCGTTGGTAACCAAGTAACAAACAACATTATCTACAATGTAGATGATTATGGAGTTTATGCTTATTACCAAGATTCTATTGACATTATTGGAAATAACGTAGATTCAGTTCTTAACACTCAAGGTGAAGGAATGTATTTATATTATGTTAACAACTTTAATTTCGAGAGAAACTCAATTAAAGCTCCGGATTATGGTATGTATTTATATTATGCTAACGTAAGTGCAGGTATTACAGTAACTGAAAAATCAAATTTTGCGAATAACATGATTTACAGTCAATCTGATTACGGAATGTACATCAGTGCATCTGACTCAGTTAGTTTCGTTCACAATACAGTAGCTAACTACGGAAGTTCGACTCCAGCATTCTATTTATTATCTACATGTGAAAACTGGGATATTATCAACAATATTTTCTATAGTGAAAGTGATGAAGCTTTTTATGCTTCTGTTGATTTATTGTCTGATTTCAACTATGCAGATTACAACGTTTACTGGACAGACAATGCTTTATTTGTATATGAAGGTGGAGCAATTGCTGATTTAACTGCATGGCAAACTGCACAACCAACTTTAAATATTAACTCAGTAGAAACTGACCCTGTATTCGTTGCAATGGATGACTTACACGTTATCTCTCCATTAGTTAATGATATAGGAGATAACTCAGTAGGTGTAACTATTGATATTGATGGTGATTCTAGACCAATGGGAACAAACGTTGACCCGGGAGCTGATGAATTCAACGCATTATCTGATGATGCAGTTATGGTTGAAATTATCCAACCAGGAGCTAGCCAATGTGGAAATGCAACTACTGAAATTAAAGTTGCCGTAACAAACTATGCTACTCCAATTACTAGTTTACCTATTGTAGTTGAAGTTACTGGAGCAGTTACTGCTACTTTAAACACAACTTATACTAACACAATCAATTTTAACCAAGTTGATACAGTATTGGTTGGAACAATTGACACGTACAACGGTGGAGATGTAATGATTACTGCTTATACAGTTTATCCAAACGATCAAAACATTTCTAATGATACAGTATCAATGGCAGCTTCATTTGTACCTTTTGAGCCTCAAGGAGCTGGTTCTGATCCAAGTTGTGGATTTGACGTAACTAACTTATATGCAGATTCTACATATACTTCTAACTATGAGTGGTATGATGCTGCAACAGGTGGTAACTTAGTAGGAACTGGAAATGTATATACTATTCCTTCAATCACTGCTCAAGACACATATTACTTACAGTATCCACAAAATGGTTTAGATACTATTCAAACTACTTATGCTGCAGGTAACTCTTGTGGTGGTGGATCAATGTTTGATGTAACTGCAACTAATGGTACAGTAATTTCAGGATTTGATATGGGATCAACAGTAACTGCTGGTAACCCACTTCCTGTGACTGTTCACTACATTATGGGATCACATCTTGGAAACGAAACAAATGCAGGTGCATGGACAACTGAAGGATCATACACTATCACTTCTGGTGGTACAGGATCTCCTTCAACTTATCTTGCTTTGAATAATCCAATTAACCTACCTGCTGGACAAACTGTTGGAATCTACCTTGAATATGCAGCTTCATACACAACAGGAACAGTAAGTACAGACTATACAAACATTGCTGGTGACATTACTGTAACTGCAGGTACAGGATTATGTAGTTCATTTGGTGGATTAAACTATCCAAGATTGTTCAACGGAACAGTTTACTTCGGAAGTTTTGCTTGTTCAGATATCAGAACTCCGGTACAAGCTAACATCACTCCTGCTGCTGCTGTGAATCTAGGTGAAGACACTGTAGCATGTGCTGCAACTGGAGCTGTTGTTTTAGATCCAGGACCGGGATTGTCTAATTTCTATTGGACTCCTTCTGGAAATACAGGTGCAACAGAAAGTGTTACAGCTAACGGACAGTACACTGTAACAGCTACAGATGGAAACAACTGTACATGGACTGATACTGTATTAGTAATTTTTGGAGAATGTGCTAGCATTGAAGAGTACAACGGTATCTCTGAAATGAACTTATTCCCTAACCCAACTCAAGGACAATTTGATGTTCAGTTGTCATTAGAGTCAGGTGTTAGTGTAGTATCAATTAACATTATTAGCATTGACGGAAGATTAGTTTATAGTGAATTAATCAACCAAAACTCAAGCTATTACAACAATACATTTGATTTAAGCTCTGAAGAAAGAGGTATTTACATGATGAGAATCATGACTTCTGAAGGAACAGCAGTTTCAAGAATTGTATTGAAATAA
- the prmC gene encoding peptide chain release factor N(5)-glutamine methyltransferase — protein MFKDNSLKGAKAYFKEKLISKFSERDIDIFFEMLNVSYFNLTKTNLLKNEHRFSESELLKIKRVGDLLLENRPIQQILGEVEFYGHLFKVNENVLIPRPETEELVDLILQRESNGKILDIGTGSGVIPITLKLINNDFEASGVDVSQEALEVAKENAQKLNCNVNFFYADVLKDNIKDEYDIVVSNPPYVLDSDKIEMEANVLEHEPHLALFVPNEDPLKFYKAILDQAKRILKSNGSIYFEFHELYGSEMKGLLESKGYISVEVIKDMQGKDRMLYAKKSPAI, from the coding sequence ATGTTTAAAGACAATTCTCTCAAAGGGGCAAAAGCTTATTTTAAAGAGAAATTAATTTCAAAGTTTAGTGAAAGAGATATTGATATCTTTTTTGAGATGTTGAATGTATCCTACTTTAATCTAACAAAAACCAATTTATTAAAAAATGAACATAGGTTCTCTGAATCTGAATTACTCAAAATTAAAAGGGTGGGGGATCTTCTTTTGGAAAACAGACCCATTCAGCAGATTTTAGGAGAAGTAGAGTTTTATGGTCATCTTTTTAAAGTCAATGAAAATGTTTTGATTCCCAGGCCTGAGACTGAAGAATTGGTTGATCTGATTCTTCAAAGAGAATCCAATGGGAAAATCCTGGATATAGGAACGGGTTCTGGAGTTATTCCTATTACACTGAAGTTGATAAACAATGATTTTGAAGCAAGTGGGGTAGATGTGTCACAAGAAGCCCTTGAGGTGGCAAAAGAGAATGCTCAAAAACTAAATTGTAATGTCAATTTCTTTTATGCGGATGTCTTAAAAGATAATATTAAGGATGAGTATGATATTGTAGTGAGTAACCCTCCATATGTTTTAGATTCTGATAAAATAGAAATGGAAGCAAATGTTTTAGAGCATGAACCTCACTTGGCTTTATTCGTTCCTAATGAAGATCCATTAAAATTTTATAAAGCTATTCTTGATCAAGCCAAAAGAATTTTAAAATCAAACGGAAGTATATATTTCGAATTTCATGAGTTGTACGGAAGTGAAATGAAAGGTTTACTGGAATCAAAAGGCTACATTTCTGTTGAGGTAATAAAAGACATGCAGGGCAAGGACAGAATGTTATATGCAAAAAAAAGCCCTGCTATATAA